From Fundulus heteroclitus isolate FHET01 chromosome 14, MU-UCD_Fhet_4.1, whole genome shotgun sequence, the proteins below share one genomic window:
- the si:dkeyp-75h12.7 gene encoding uncharacterized protein si:dkeyp-75h12.7: protein MRTRGFTRCGVIFGLSVVIVRLIGGSTGLVCYTAVESLDLGCLLRWDCLHASPNITYTVQTKTQGDPWQDVPWCVWISSRSCDVSHVFSDFELYNMIRLGVHLSPSSTVWIKPHKFDYSDFTFSPPSVSVSLKNDSISVKVQFPCATNRRCSHDACCPISKLIDPWTTVTVYNERNRSDNQSRTVWTQEVVSTVEFSGLSPGQNYCAVANFSFPTFSIAASPKSAPGCVETGSRWGMLPMYCVGLALSLLFLVLFLAGFLRKPRRDRTTADNPPKPLATVQDADSSAPPIFVDPCDIHVELVDDHSSIDSFHGFHKAPTSGAETKRSSQPTHFDHSRGVTVQHEVQDMTFESYN from the exons ATGAGGACACGAGGTTTCACACGGTGTGGAGTTATATTTGGGCTGTCTGTAGTGATTGTCCGACTCATTGGCG GGTCGACTGGGTTAGTCTGCTACACTGCTGTGGAATCACTGGACTTAGGTTGCCTCCTGCGGTGGGATtgtctccatgccagtcctaaTATCACCTACACCGTGCAGACAAAGACTCAGGG GGATCCCTGGCAGGACGTCCCGTGGTGTGTTTGGATCTCCTCCCGAAGCTGTGACGTCTCCCATGTCTTTTCGGACTTTGAGCTCTACAACATGATTCGCCTTGGAGTCCACCTCAGCCCCAGCTCCACTGTCTGGATCAAGCCACACAAGTTTGACTACAGCGACTTCA CCTTCAGCCCTCCATCTGTCTCAGTCTCTTTGAAGAACGACAGCATCTCTGTGAAGGTGCAGTTTCCCTGCGCTACCAACAGGAGGTGCTCTCATGATGCATGCTGTCCCATCTCAAAGCTGATAGACCCCTGGACCACAGTTACTGTGTACAATGAGCGCAATCGCTCTGACAACCAG AGCCGCACGGTTTGGACCCAGGAAGTAGTCTCCACCGTGGAGTTCTCAGGTCTGTCCCCAGGTCAGAACTACTGCGCTGTGGCCAACTTCTCCTTCCCAACCTTCTCCATAGCTGCTTCCCCCAAATCTGCTCCAGGGTGTGTTGAAACTGGCTCCCGATGGG GGATGCTGCCAATGTATTGTGTAGGACTTGCTCTGTCCTTGCTGTTCCTGGTGTTGTTTCTCGCTGGCTTCCTGCGAAAACCCAGACGTGACAGAACGACTGCTGACAATCCACCGAAGCCTCtg gCAACTGTTCAAGATGCTGATTCTTCGGCCCCTCCCATCTTTGTCGACCCCTGTGACATCCACGTGGAGCTCGTAGATGACCACAGCTCCATCGACTCTTTTCACGGTTTTCACAAAGCCCCGACCTCAGGCGCAGAAACGAAGCGCTCCAGCCAACCTACGCATTTTGATCACAGCAGAG GAGTCACAGTGCAGCATGAGGTCCAAGATATGACCTTCGAGAGCTACAACTGA